Proteins encoded within one genomic window of Brassica rapa cultivar Chiifu-401-42 chromosome A09, CAAS_Brap_v3.01, whole genome shotgun sequence:
- the LOC103840275 gene encoding thioredoxin O2, mitochondrial: MKSDWFNLHQIARNSFIATSTVYASTELNFDRRSFCFFAPDRSGFVVLKSEKEFNNALSKARDGSLPSVFYFTAAWCGPCRLIAPVMLELGKKYPHVTTYKVDIDEGGLSNALGKLNVSAVPTMQFFKGGVKKAELVGADVIKLRSIMEHLYK, translated from the exons ATGAAGAGCGACTGGTTTAACTTGCATCAG ATTGCGAGAAACTCATTCATAGCTACATCAACCGTGTACGCTTCCACCGAATTGAACTTTGATCGAAGAAGCTTCTGCTTTTTTGCACCAG ACAGATCTGGCTTTGTCGTGTTGAAATCGGAGAAGGAGTTCAACAATGCCCTCAGCAAAGCTCGAG ATGGATCTTTGCCTTCGGTCTTCTACTTCACTGCTGCGTGGTGTGGACCTT GCAGGCTTATCGCTCCTGTAATGTTGGAGCTCGGTAAGAAATATCCTCATGTTACTACATACAAGGTCGACATTGATGAG GGCGGTCTTTCAAATGCTCTTGGGAAGTTAAACGTCTCTGCTGTG CCAACAATGCAATTCTTCAAAGGGGGCGTCAAGAAAGCAGAGCTTGTAGGTGCAGATGTAATTAAGCTCAGGAGTATCATGGAACATCTGTacaagtga
- the LOC103840276 gene encoding protein OSB4, chloroplastic, which translates to MQFLARSLSKSTRPLLNSRARQSWVLSQQCLSTFSAKKSSSRNNGGSITEKSVSPATWPKPTEIPYQPKIANSTDLIGYVNQHVEFHAKPDGSFWAGTVITHGPPSGSGSDPNSDSAHKFWIPVIFEGDLAHTANCHLKKNDRLHITGQIFVDASEIAGAKPDQAYVHIMVRDLHYIQGSKTLPKVLPPLEQKESVLKHSASLLKKTDSQTDVWFDLVGKPDEWCDYRESKQNGSVNPRHPDFKKKDGTEALWLNKAPNEILSDLKALKFHVPVRSKYAKQAKAGDESWKDLVENMNKWWDNRLNKRNEKAPDFKHKDTGLGLWLNDCPSWAIERLPPPKSKTSVSY; encoded by the exons ATGCAGTTTCTTGCACGATCACTATCGAAATCAACAAGACCCTTGTTGAATTCAAGAGCTAGACAATCATGGGTTCTGTCTCAGCAATGTCTCTCAACCTTCTCCGCGAAGAAAAGTAGTAGCCGTAATAACGGAGGAAGCATCACTGAGAAATCAGTGTCGCCGGCCACGTGGCCAAAACCGACTGAGATACCGTACCAACCCAAAATCGCAAACTCTACCGATCTGATTGGGTACGTGAACCAACACGTCGAGTTCCACGCCAAGCCCGACGGAAGCTTCTGGGCAGGCACCGTCATCACTCACGGACCTCCATCTGGTTCCGGGTCGGATCCAAACTCGGATTCAGCTCATAAATTCTG GATTCCAGTAATATTCGAAGGGGATTTGGCTCATACTGCCAACTGTCACTTGAAGAAAAACGATCGGCTTCATATCACGGGACAGATCTTTGTGGATGCCAGTGAGATAGCTGGAGCAAAGCCTGATCAAGCTTATGTTCAT ATAATGGTTCGTGATCTCCACTACATTCAGGGTTCTAAAACCTTACCTAAAGTCTTGCCACCGTTGGAACAAAAAGAAAGTGTGCTTAAGCATTCTG CTAGCCTTCTTAAGAAAACAGATTCTCAAACTGATGTTTGGTTCGATCTTGTTGGTAAACCGGATGAATGGTGTGATTACCGCGAAAGCAAACAGAACGGATCG GTAAACCCAAGACACCCTGATTTCAAGAAGAAAGACGGGACTGAAGCGCTTTGGCTTAACAAGGCTCCCAATGAGATATTGTCTGATCTTAAAGCCCTGAAGTTCCACGTTCCTGTCAGGTCAAAATACGCTAAACAAGCAAAGG CCGGAGACGAATCATGGAAGGACTTGGTGGAAAACATGAATAAATGGTGGGACAACAGGTTGAACAAG AGAAATGAAAAAGCTCCGGATTTTAAGCACAAAGATACCGGTTTGGGTCTGTGGCTAAATGATTGTCCAAGCTGGGCGATAGAAAGACTACCTCCTCCAAAGAGCAAAACAAGTGTCAGCTActga